One stretch of Brachyhypopomus gauderio isolate BG-103 chromosome 10, BGAUD_0.2, whole genome shotgun sequence DNA includes these proteins:
- the dnajc11a gene encoding dnaJ homolog subfamily C member 11a — MAAALEEDEIDNDDYYSLLNVRREATQEELKASYRRLCMLYHPDKHRDPDLKRQAEQLFNLVHQAYEVLSDPQSRAIYDIYGKRGLDVEGWEVVERKRTPAEIREEFERLQREREERRLQQRTNPKGTISVGVDATDLFDRYEEDYEEMSGGGLPHIEINKMHISQSIEAPLTTSDTAILSGSLSTHNGNGGGNINVALRRVTSAKGWGEVELGAGDTHGPLLGLKMFRNLTPRCFMTAQCAMQFSSRGVRPGVVTMLARHLDKNTMGYLQWRWGTQSSMNTSIVRDTKTSHFTFAVQLGVPHTFIMMSYQYKFQDDDQTKVKGSVKSGFFGTVVEYGAETKISRHSVLGATVSIGVPQGVSLKIKLNRASQTYFFPIHLTDQLLPSAVFYATVGPLVFFLAIQRLVIKPYVRAQKEQELEKQRENTASDIAKKKQEAESAVLLMQESVRRIIEAEESRMGLIILNAWYGKFVTDNSRKHERARVIDVTVPLQCLVKDSKLILTEASKCGLPGFYDPCVGEEKSLKLLYQFRGVMHQVVAGDTEALRIPKQSHRIDNDT; from the exons ATGGCGGCGGCCTTGGAGGAGGATGAAATCGACAACGACGATTACTACTCCCTGTTAAACGTGCGGAGGGAG GCCACGCAAGAGGAACTCAAGGCATCATATCGCCGCCTTTGTATGCTGTACCACCCTGATAAACACCGAGATCCAGACCTAAAGAGACAGGCAGAGCAGCTTTTTAACTTGGTACACCAGGCATATGAAG TTCTCAGTGACCCACAGTCTAGAGCTATCTATGACATATATGGGAAAAGAGGCCTGGATGTGGAGGGATGGGAG gtAGTAGAAAGGAAGAGAACACCAGCTGAGATCCGAGAAGAGTTTGAGCGTCTtcaacgagagagagaggagagacgacTACAGCAGAGGACCAACCCTAAG GGGACGAtcagtgtgggtgtggatgCCACAGACCTTTTCGACCGCTATGAGGAAGATTACGAGGAGATGTCTGGTGGTGGCTTGCCCCACATTGAGATTAACAAGATGCATATATCTCAGTCCATTGAG GCACCTCTGACCACGTCAGATACAGCCATACTTTCCGGTTCCCTCTCCACACACAATGGCAACGGTGGTGGAAACATTAACGTGGCACTCCGGCGAGTGACCTCAGCAAAAGGCTGGGGGGAG GTGGAATTAGGAGCTGGAGACACGCACGGCCCTCTTCTTGGGCTGAAGATGTTCCGCAACCTGACACCTCGCTG CTTCATGACCGCTCAGTGTGCGATGCAGTTTTCATCGCGTGGCGTGCGTCCGGGTGTGGTCACCATGCTGGCTCGCCACCTAGATAAGAACACCATGGGATACCTGCAGTGGCGCTGGGGTACTCAGTCCTCCATGAACACCAGCATTGTCAGAGACACAAAGACCAGCCACTTCACCTTTGCTGTGCAG CTGGGGGTCCCACACACTTTCATAATGATGAGTTACCAGTACAAATTCCAAGATGACGATCAGACCAAGGTTAAGGGCTCTGTCAA ATCAGGGTTTTTCGGCACAGTGGTAGAGTATGGTGCCGAGACCAAGATCAGCCGACACAGTGTTCTGGGTGCTACCGTCAGCATCGGAGTACCACAAGGTGTCTCCCTCAAGATCAA gTTGAACCGAGCCAGCCAGACGTACTTCTTTCCAATCCATCTGACGGACCAGCTGCTCCCCAGTGCGGTGTTCTATGCCACTGTCGGACCACTCGTGTTTTTCTTAGCCATCCAGAGGCTTGTTATCAAGCCATACGTGCGTGCCCAGAAAGAGCA GGAActggagaaacagagggagaacacCGCCTCCGATATTGCCAAGAAGAAGCAGGAGGCGGAGTCTGCT GTTCTGCTGATGCAGGAGTCTGTGCGGCGAATTATCGAAGCTGAGGAATCCAGAATGG GCCTCATTATACTCAATGCCTGGTACGGGAAGTTTGTGACGGACAACAGTAGGAAACACGAAAGAGCAAGAGTCATTGACGTGACGGTTCCTCTTCAGTGCCTGGTGAAAGACTCCAAACTCATCCTCACGGAGGCTTCAAAG TGTGGACTTCCGGGCTTCTACGACCCCTGCGTGGGCGAAGAGAAGAGTCTCAAGCTGCTGTATCAGTTCAGAGGCGTAATGCACCAGGTTGTTGCTGGTGACACAGAAGCACTCAGGATACCAAAACAAT CTCACCGGATTGATAATGACACTTAG